In Lacrimispora indolis DSM 755, a genomic segment contains:
- a CDS encoding sensor histidine kinase: MKKYRGYWYRKYSDLKLAEKMIIVYVMMLGICFLISVVALQVSFNIYDGKLYEKSLQELDFFIQEVNRSLDEVEGISYNIALDTKIQEQLSKMKSLKRFTADYSYEVYQLRMLFNNELTNSNMISNMVYTDGDKTQFVVGIATGTISKELYNSVMNRIHEAKGAYVVQQPMAEYPYLLTGRDIRKHIDASLEYLGSLLITCDVSGMIEKNIDDLEAESSALCVYSDEGVIYENQEHMMKRIPNLKDEKGYQIIKENGQRYFVCHLKSSKTGWTYVNVFPYSEIYGQNQNLRYLMIGGFLLLFLVTALILKKLAHMIVKPLEHLTGSMQIVETGDFDRARAYLGTSSQKDEIGLMTQEFKVTLDKIDNLIHENYEKQLLLKDTKYKMLQAQINPHFLYNTLNSINWMIRARKNEEAAEMTVALGTILRSALNKQQYVTIEEELDSLRKYMTIQEYRYRKRVTFSVECEAAGRYLIPHMTLQPLVENSIYHGVEKMLMPCTISVTIREDGERIAITVSDNGPGMTEEELKAVRSFTAEPKGHGIGLKNIYERLKMAFDQVAGFSISSVCGNGTTVTITIPKVEVMKDDD; encoded by the coding sequence ATGAAAAAATATCGGGGATACTGGTACCGGAAATACAGCGATTTGAAACTGGCCGAAAAAATGATTATCGTTTACGTCATGATGCTGGGGATCTGTTTCCTTATAAGTGTTGTGGCACTACAGGTCAGCTTTAATATATATGATGGGAAATTATATGAAAAATCTCTGCAGGAACTGGATTTTTTTATTCAGGAGGTTAACCGGAGTTTAGATGAGGTGGAGGGAATCTCCTATAATATAGCATTGGATACAAAAATACAGGAACAGCTTTCTAAAATGAAAAGCTTAAAACGTTTTACCGCGGACTATTCTTATGAGGTTTATCAGCTCCGGATGCTGTTTAATAACGAGCTGACGAATTCTAATATGATTTCCAATATGGTATATACGGATGGAGATAAAACACAGTTTGTTGTGGGAATTGCGACCGGAACGATCAGTAAGGAACTGTATAACTCTGTGATGAACAGAATTCATGAAGCGAAAGGGGCCTATGTCGTGCAGCAGCCGATGGCAGAGTACCCATATTTGCTGACAGGACGGGACATCAGAAAACATATTGATGCAAGCTTGGAGTATCTTGGGAGTTTACTGATTACGTGTGATGTATCTGGAATGATTGAGAAGAATATCGACGATCTGGAAGCAGAGAGTTCGGCTCTCTGTGTTTACTCGGATGAGGGCGTGATCTATGAAAACCAGGAGCATATGATGAAGCGGATTCCCAACCTGAAAGATGAAAAAGGATATCAAATTATAAAAGAGAATGGGCAGAGATATTTTGTATGTCATTTAAAATCTTCCAAGACGGGTTGGACCTATGTGAATGTCTTTCCCTATTCAGAAATTTACGGACAGAATCAGAACCTGAGATATCTGATGATCGGAGGGTTTCTGCTGCTGTTTCTTGTCACCGCGCTGATTTTGAAGAAACTTGCGCATATGATTGTGAAACCGTTAGAACATTTAACGGGAAGTATGCAGATCGTGGAAACTGGGGACTTTGACCGGGCAAGAGCGTATTTGGGAACCAGTTCGCAGAAGGATGAGATCGGTCTGATGACTCAGGAATTTAAAGTAACACTGGATAAAATCGATAATCTGATTCATGAAAACTATGAAAAGCAGCTTCTGTTAAAAGATACAAAATACAAGATGCTGCAGGCGCAGATCAATCCGCACTTTCTTTATAACACCTTAAATAGTATTAACTGGATGATCCGAGCCAGAAAAAATGAGGAAGCGGCGGAAATGACGGTGGCGCTGGGCACGATTTTGCGGTCTGCCCTGAACAAACAGCAGTATGTCACCATTGAGGAAGAACTGGACAGTCTGAGAAAATATATGACAATACAGGAGTACAGGTATAGAAAGCGTGTGACTTTTTCTGTAGAATGCGAAGCAGCAGGCCGATACTTAATCCCGCATATGACATTGCAGCCTTTGGTGGAGAACTCTATCTACCATGGAGTCGAAAAGATGCTGATGCCGTGTACGATTTCCGTTACAATAAGAGAAGATGGGGAGCGGATTGCAATAACCGTATCTGATAACGGCCCTGGTATGACAGAGGAAGAACTGAAAGCGGTCCGTTCCTTTACCGCAGAGCCCAAAGGCCACGGCATTGGTTTGAAAAATATTTATGAACGATTAAAAATGGCGTTTGATCAGGTCGCGGGATTTAGTATAAGCAGTGTCTGCGGAAACGGGACTACTGTGACGATCACAATTCCGAAGGTAGAGGTGATGAAAGATGATGATTAA
- a CDS encoding response regulator transcription factor, with translation MMIKVLLVDDEDIEREAMAEIIPWKKLDMELVDMAWNGIEGLEKIRMHIPDIVITDIKMPVMDGIQLIRNTKELYPDILFVVLSGYGEYEYTSRAMELGIRHYILKPCDEEKIVEVLQGVKKELAELENRRKSEQEYKSTFDRMLPRVKEQILGILITKKEVSMSDEILLEKFMEDVKNSFVLLGIQSPQEWDQLDQFALTNILTELLGVENVYMSTSTKNEMIYLIPEEMAGNLRPLIIKVHKEYGKYKQMKLRSAISRAGSMEEVSILYSQLQELFFFGDLEGKMEFISFDLLGGTKENSIMVLDYDRIRAAKDYAEVIFEIYTSFVKMEMQGFSKNRIADSFRFFLKVFCGKENIDLKNENTWDFLQVVIDKCADYLKLSLPDTKDGCRIKHILYGIYQNIKNPNLSLQYLAKEVLFMNEDYFGRFFYRYTNEKYSSFLVRIRVELAKRLMTFDPDIRISELAEQIGYPADGQYFAKVFKKNTGMVPSEYRKILTVNESRKITNE, from the coding sequence ATGATGATTAAGGTATTGCTGGTAGACGATGAGGATATTGAGCGCGAAGCGATGGCAGAGATTATTCCGTGGAAGAAGTTGGATATGGAACTGGTAGATATGGCATGGAATGGCATTGAAGGACTGGAAAAAATACGGATGCACATTCCGGATATTGTAATTACGGATATCAAAATGCCGGTTATGGACGGAATTCAACTGATCCGAAATACAAAGGAGCTATACCCGGATATACTTTTTGTGGTGCTTTCCGGATACGGGGAATATGAGTACACCAGCAGAGCTATGGAGCTTGGAATCAGGCATTATATTTTAAAGCCCTGTGATGAGGAAAAGATTGTAGAAGTGCTGCAGGGCGTGAAAAAGGAACTGGCCGAGTTGGAGAATAGGAGAAAATCAGAACAGGAATATAAAAGTACCTTTGATCGAATGCTTCCCCGTGTAAAAGAACAGATCCTGGGGATTTTGATCACAAAAAAGGAAGTATCCATGTCTGATGAAATTCTTCTGGAAAAATTTATGGAGGATGTCAAAAATTCATTTGTTTTGCTCGGTATTCAGTCCCCCCAGGAGTGGGATCAGCTGGATCAGTTTGCGTTGACAAACATTTTAACAGAGCTTTTAGGTGTGGAAAATGTCTATATGAGCACTTCCACAAAGAATGAGATGATTTATCTGATTCCGGAAGAAATGGCAGGAAATCTGCGGCCGTTGATCATAAAGGTTCATAAGGAGTATGGAAAATATAAACAGATGAAGCTCCGTTCGGCGATCAGTAGAGCAGGAAGTATGGAGGAAGTCAGCATTCTTTATTCTCAGCTTCAGGAACTGTTCTTTTTTGGGGATCTGGAAGGGAAAATGGAGTTTATAAGCTTTGATCTGCTGGGCGGGACCAAAGAAAATTCCATTATGGTGCTGGATTACGATAGAATAAGGGCAGCGAAGGATTACGCCGAGGTGATTTTTGAGATCTATACTTCCTTTGTAAAGATGGAGATGCAGGGATTTTCAAAAAACAGGATTGCGGATTCCTTTCGTTTCTTCTTGAAAGTTTTCTGTGGAAAAGAAAACATCGATCTAAAAAACGAGAATACCTGGGATTTCCTCCAAGTAGTAATTGATAAATGTGCCGATTACTTGAAATTGTCATTACCAGATACAAAGGATGGATGCCGTATCAAGCATATCCTGTATGGCATATACCAGAATATCAAAAATCCGAACTTGAGCTTACAGTATCTGGCGAAGGAAGTGCTTTTTATGAACGAAGACTATTTTGGCCGTTTTTTTTATCGCTACACCAACGAAAAGTATTCTTCGTTTTTAGTCCGGATTCGTGTGGAGCTGGCAAAACGGCTGATGACTTTTGATCCGGATATCCGGATATCCGAATTAGCCGAGCAGATCGGATATCCTGCAGATGGGCAGTATTTTGCTAAAGTGTTTAAAAAGAACACAGGGATGGTACCGTCTGAATACCGAAAAATATTAACAGTCAATGAAAGTCGGAAAATTACAAATGAATGA
- a CDS encoding ABC transporter substrate-binding protein, with amino-acid sequence MKRSLKKITALGMAAAMAFSLAGCGSGKGGETTVSGGSTAAPSAETSKTETQANSAESAGEPVTLKITWWGGQGRHDYTQKMLDAYTASHPNVTFEAMPSGWDGYFDKLATQAASGSMPDIVQMDYLYITTYAKNNSLADLQQFVDDGTIDTSKIDENLLNTGNINGKLNGLVLSSSYLSVGYNPEVLAEAGAAEPASSWTWDDFIKTAETVKEKTGKYGMAGGPVDDTNLFNYWVRQHGESLFSEDKKAIGYADDKLCSDFIKMWADLMAKGAAPNPDEYAAIQTLGEEGRPVVTGEGAMLTEWNNYATKVSGTNDKLKMVTPPMVAGSGTKGLWMKPGMFFSIAETSKVKKEAAEFIDWFVNSEEANDIMMAERGTPVSSEIRDYMVASGKLSDQQAAMFKGVEDALALCGETPDPDPVGMSEVNESFKNAAYSAFYGQVTPEEAAAKFRKDADAILSRNN; translated from the coding sequence ATGAAAAGGTCTTTAAAAAAAATTACGGCTTTGGGTATGGCGGCGGCCATGGCGTTCTCGCTGGCAGGCTGTGGTTCCGGTAAAGGAGGGGAGACAACCGTAAGCGGAGGCAGCACGGCGGCTCCATCAGCAGAAACCTCAAAGACAGAGACACAGGCAAACAGTGCGGAAAGCGCCGGTGAACCGGTTACCTTAAAGATTACATGGTGGGGCGGCCAGGGGCGCCACGATTACACACAGAAGATGCTGGACGCATACACGGCTTCCCATCCAAATGTAACGTTTGAAGCGATGCCGTCAGGCTGGGATGGATATTTCGATAAACTGGCAACCCAGGCAGCTTCCGGTTCCATGCCTGATATTGTACAGATGGACTACCTTTACATCACAACATATGCGAAAAACAATTCACTGGCTGACTTACAGCAGTTTGTGGATGACGGAACCATTGATACATCAAAGATTGACGAAAATCTGCTTAACACAGGGAATATAAATGGAAAATTAAACGGACTGGTGCTCAGCAGCTCTTATTTATCAGTTGGTTATAACCCTGAGGTGTTGGCAGAAGCGGGAGCGGCAGAGCCGGCCAGCAGCTGGACCTGGGACGATTTTATCAAAACAGCCGAAACAGTGAAGGAAAAGACTGGTAAGTACGGAATGGCTGGCGGTCCGGTCGATGATACCAACTTATTTAATTACTGGGTCAGACAGCATGGAGAGAGCCTATTTAGTGAGGATAAGAAGGCAATCGGCTACGCGGATGACAAGCTCTGCTCTGACTTTATAAAAATGTGGGCTGACTTAATGGCAAAGGGCGCAGCACCGAATCCGGATGAGTATGCGGCGATTCAGACTCTGGGTGAGGAAGGAAGACCGGTTGTAACCGGGGAAGGCGCTATGCTGACAGAGTGGAACAACTACGCGACAAAGGTAAGCGGAACCAATGACAAGCTGAAAATGGTGACTCCGCCAATGGTTGCCGGTTCTGGCACCAAGGGACTGTGGATGAAGCCTGGCATGTTCTTCTCGATTGCAGAGACATCCAAGGTTAAGAAGGAAGCAGCTGAATTTATCGACTGGTTTGTCAATTCAGAGGAAGCCAACGATATCATGATGGCGGAAAGAGGAACCCCTGTATCATCCGAGATCCGTGATTACATGGTCGCATCAGGTAAATTATCGGATCAGCAGGCAGCAATGTTTAAGGGCGTGGAAGATGCTCTGGCACTCTGCGGTGAGACACCTGATCCTGATCCTGTGGGCATGTCAGAGGTGAACGAGTCCTTTAAGAACGCGGCTTACAGCGCATTCTACGGACAGGTAACTCCAGAGGAAGCAGCTGCTAAGTTCAGAAAAGACGCGGATGCAATACTTTCACGGAATAACTGA
- a CDS encoding carbohydrate ABC transporter permease, whose protein sequence is MKSKKKIRHADNAVAYLLMTPWLVGFIGMWLIPAIISIYYSFTDFNLLNDPKIIGFANYARAFTQDETFVQALKVTVLYVLILVPLRLAFALFVAMLLNKKHKGLGLYRTLYYVPSIIGGSIAVSVVWKQIFGNKGVVMTLLSVFGIHQTTSFLGNPKTALSVIILMGVWQFGSSMLIFLSALKQIPFTLYESAMVDGAKPSYTFFRITLPMLTPTIFFNLILQIINGFRVFTESYVITDGGPLDSTLSYVLYLYRRAFTYFDMGYSCALAWILVAIIAVFTVIIFKTQKNWVYYESEEG, encoded by the coding sequence ATGAAAAGTAAAAAGAAAATCAGGCACGCCGACAATGCGGTTGCTTACCTGCTCATGACGCCATGGCTCGTTGGATTTATTGGAATGTGGCTGATTCCGGCGATTATTTCCATCTATTACTCCTTTACGGATTTTAATCTGTTAAATGATCCGAAAATCATCGGATTTGCAAATTATGCTCGTGCTTTTACACAGGACGAAACTTTTGTGCAGGCGCTTAAGGTAACAGTTCTCTATGTTCTGATACTGGTCCCATTGAGACTTGCATTTGCTCTGTTTGTAGCCATGCTTTTAAATAAGAAGCATAAAGGGCTTGGACTTTACAGGACACTCTATTACGTTCCATCCATCATAGGCGGAAGCATTGCAGTTTCTGTCGTGTGGAAACAAATATTCGGAAACAAGGGTGTGGTTATGACTTTACTTTCTGTGTTTGGAATCCATCAGACCACCTCATTTCTGGGTAATCCCAAAACGGCGCTCAGTGTCATTATTCTCATGGGCGTATGGCAGTTTGGTTCCTCTATGCTGATCTTCTTATCCGCATTAAAGCAGATTCCTTTTACTCTGTATGAATCGGCTATGGTGGATGGGGCGAAGCCTTCCTACACATTTTTCAGAATCACGCTTCCGATGCTGACCCCAACGATCTTCTTTAACCTGATTTTGCAGATCATCAACGGATTCCGTGTATTTACAGAAAGCTATGTAATCACCGATGGCGGCCCGTTAGACAGCACGCTGTCCTACGTGCTTTACTTATACCGCAGGGCATTTACCTACTTTGATATGGGCTACAGCTGTGCTCTTGCCTGGATACTGGTGGCAATTATCGCAGTCTTTACCGTGATTATCTTCAAAACGCAGAAGAACTGGGTATATTACGAGTCTGAGGAGGGGTGA
- a CDS encoding carbohydrate ABC transporter permease, which yields MGMHTKKKINSFLFHVGACALGFLMIYPLLWLLASSFKSNDTMFLDTYSLIPKVWDMTTNYNSGFSGIGGVKFITFFTNSLIVTVIGTLGCVITSLLAAYALSRLKFKFSGFWFGCVMMTMMIPPQVMVVPQYIILKQLHLINTRTALVLPWIFGGAFFIFLMVQFFRGIPRELDEAAEIDGCGKITTLFRILVPVVKPAIITSSIFAFYWIWQDFFQPLIFMNSVNRFTIPLALNMYLDPNSYNNYGGLFAMSVISLLPVILFFIIFQRYLVDGIAMDGIKG from the coding sequence ATGGGAATGCATACAAAGAAAAAAATAAATTCGTTTTTGTTTCATGTAGGAGCGTGCGCGCTTGGATTTTTGATGATCTATCCCCTGCTCTGGCTTTTAGCCAGCTCCTTTAAGAGTAATGATACCATGTTTCTGGATACATATTCTCTGATCCCGAAGGTATGGGACATGACCACCAACTATAACAGTGGTTTTTCAGGAATTGGCGGTGTGAAATTTATCACATTTTTTACCAATTCACTGATTGTAACGGTTATTGGTACATTGGGCTGCGTAATTACTTCCCTGCTGGCAGCTTATGCGCTTTCCAGACTTAAATTTAAATTTTCCGGTTTCTGGTTCGGCTGTGTCATGATGACCATGATGATCCCCCCACAGGTTATGGTTGTTCCGCAATATATTATCTTAAAGCAGCTGCATTTAATCAATACGAGAACGGCGCTTGTCCTTCCGTGGATATTTGGAGGCGCATTTTTCATCTTTTTGATGGTCCAGTTCTTTCGTGGAATTCCGAGAGAACTGGATGAGGCGGCGGAAATTGATGGCTGCGGGAAGATAACGACTCTGTTCCGTATCCTCGTACCGGTGGTAAAACCGGCGATCATTACGTCATCCATCTTTGCATTTTACTGGATCTGGCAGGATTTCTTCCAGCCGCTCATCTTTATGAACAGCGTAAACCGCTTTACGATTCCGCTGGCGTTAAATATGTATCTCGATCCGAACTCTTATAATAACTACGGCGGTTTGTTTGCAATGTCCGTGATTTCACTGCTGCCGGTTATTCTGTTCTTTATCATCTTTCAGCGGTATCTGGTGGATGGAATCGCTATGGATGGAATAAAAGGTTAA
- a CDS encoding sialate O-acetylesterase → MEKEFDVFLFLGQSNMAGRGITSQQWPETAPTLTPGAGNEYRAVSDPECLHAVKEPFGEAENNPEGIYEPGMKTGSMVTAFINAYYAKTGVPVIGVSASKGGSAIGEWQGNSDYLSDALVRFDRTENYLKEQKIAVRHRYMLWCQGETDGDLGTSPTDYKTGFKNMFAHLKGKGIETCFLITIGEYNGKRGFDYSKIRQTQLDIAAELPDVELVCDNFHTMRGRGLMKDEFHYYQKAYNEVGTAAGNAAGEFVNGLY, encoded by the coding sequence ATGGAAAAAGAATTTGACGTATTTCTGTTTCTCGGTCAATCGAATATGGCTGGACGAGGCATTACTTCACAACAGTGGCCTGAGACTGCACCAACACTGACGCCTGGGGCTGGAAATGAATATCGTGCGGTTTCCGATCCGGAATGCCTGCATGCAGTTAAGGAGCCTTTTGGAGAGGCTGAAAACAATCCGGAGGGTATTTATGAACCGGGAATGAAGACCGGTTCCATGGTAACGGCTTTCATCAATGCATATTATGCAAAGACCGGAGTACCGGTTATTGGGGTTTCAGCAAGCAAGGGCGGCTCTGCTATTGGTGAATGGCAGGGAAACAGCGATTATTTATCCGATGCACTCGTACGCTTTGACCGCACAGAGAATTATCTGAAAGAACAGAAAATAGCAGTCCGCCACCGCTATATGCTCTGGTGTCAGGGAGAGACTGACGGGGATCTGGGGACTTCTCCGACTGATTATAAAACAGGATTCAAAAATATGTTTGCTCACCTTAAAGGAAAAGGAATTGAAACCTGCTTCCTGATTACAATTGGCGAATACAATGGTAAAAGGGGATTTGATTATTCAAAAATCCGTCAGACGCAGTTAGACATAGCAGCCGAACTTCCAGATGTGGAGTTGGTTTGTGACAATTTTCACACCATGCGCGGCCGCGGCCTTATGAAAGATGAATTTCACTATTATCAGAAGGCTTATAATGAGGTGGGGACTGCCGCAGGAAATGCGGCTGGAGAATTTGTAAATGGATTGTATTAA
- a CDS encoding polysaccharide deacetylase family protein, which translates to MFQGQKKFLTFSYDDGVTQDKRLVKIFNKYGLKATFNINSELLGTPGYLRRENMWIGHNKIEPEEVSEVYKNHEVSAHTLTHPRLTELNDYEVIHQVEEDRKKLESLIKQEVVGMAYPGGGINYDERVADIIRRNTKIQYARTTISSYNFDIQKDLLQYKPTVYHLEFDKMMELGEKFLKLNTEVLQVYYIWGHSYEFDYYDSWNEFEKFCEMMAGHDDIFYGTNKEILL; encoded by the coding sequence ATGTTTCAGGGCCAGAAAAAGTTTTTGACATTTAGTTATGACGATGGGGTAACACAGGACAAGCGGCTTGTGAAAATATTTAATAAATATGGACTGAAAGCTACCTTTAATATAAATTCCGAATTACTTGGAACTCCGGGGTATTTAAGACGGGAAAACATGTGGATCGGACATAATAAAATTGAACCGGAAGAAGTATCTGAAGTATATAAAAATCATGAAGTTTCGGCTCATACACTTACGCATCCCCGTCTGACGGAATTAAATGATTATGAAGTAATTCATCAGGTTGAAGAGGATAGAAAGAAGTTAGAGAGTCTTATAAAACAAGAGGTGGTGGGAATGGCATATCCCGGAGGCGGGATCAATTATGATGAACGTGTAGCAGATATCATAAGGAGAAATACAAAAATACAGTATGCCAGAACTACAATAAGCAGTTATAATTTTGATATACAGAAAGATTTACTGCAATATAAGCCCACTGTGTATCACTTGGAATTTGATAAAATGATGGAACTTGGAGAGAAATTTTTAAAGTTAAATACAGAGGTTTTGCAGGTTTATTATATTTGGGGACACAGCTATGAATTTGATTACTATGATAGTTGGAATGAATTTGAAAAATTCTGTGAAATGATGGCTGGACATGATGATATCTTTTATGGAACAAATAAGGAAATACTGCTTTAA
- a CDS encoding ABC transporter substrate-binding protein: MEQIRKYCFKSRFFPVLLSENYLCIKNYYDRMLEEKSSFVRGGYIMRKRMKNVLALGLVGIMMGSLAACGGNESNHAAQSVSASADHTSEGEQANRNAGEPVTLKFSWWGNQNRHEYTQKILDKYTELHPNVTFEALPSGWDGYFDKLSTQAASGAMPDIVQMDYLYIATYAKNHSIADLLPYIDNGTIDVSEISENVLNTGKIDDKMAGIVGATGTIAVGYNPEVFKEAGLEELNPSGDWTWDDFVATAKEIKEATGKLGAASGPVDDTNLFNYWVRQHGEQLFSDDKKSLGYEEDQILADYLDMWKGLMDAGAAANPDEYLQIQTLGQEAGPVVTGEAGMINENNNYASKMSSRNSNLKITTPPVNPDNKKAMWNKPGYFLCISETSKVKEEAAAFINWFVNSEEANEIMMAERGVPAPANVREFLINSGKMDEKQKEMFEYADTVIEFSGETPAPDPIGIAEVGESFKNSAYKAFYGQISTKEAAENFRKEANEILARNN; the protein is encoded by the coding sequence ATGGAACAAATAAGGAAATACTGCTTTAAAAGTCGGTTTTTTCCTGTTCTCTTGTCTGAAAATTACCTTTGTATAAAAAATTATTATGATAGAATGTTAGAAGAAAAATCAAGTTTTGTAAGAGGAGGATATATTATGAGAAAAAGAATGAAGAATGTGCTGGCATTGGGGCTTGTTGGTATCATGATGGGGTCATTGGCAGCTTGCGGCGGCAATGAAAGTAATCATGCGGCTCAAAGCGTCAGTGCTTCGGCAGATCACACAAGCGAGGGAGAACAGGCAAATAGGAATGCCGGGGAACCTGTAACCTTAAAATTTTCATGGTGGGGAAATCAAAATAGACACGAATATACTCAAAAAATTCTGGATAAATACACGGAACTTCATCCAAATGTTACTTTCGAAGCACTTCCATCTGGCTGGGACGGATATTTTGATAAATTATCAACACAGGCTGCTTCCGGGGCTATGCCCGATATCGTCCAAATGGATTACTTATATATTGCAACCTATGCGAAGAATCATTCAATTGCAGATTTACTGCCTTATATTGATAATGGTACGATCGATGTCTCTGAAATTTCCGAGAATGTTTTAAACACAGGAAAAATAGACGATAAAATGGCAGGAATCGTTGGCGCAACAGGGACAATTGCAGTGGGATATAATCCAGAAGTGTTTAAGGAAGCAGGACTGGAAGAACTAAATCCGTCAGGCGATTGGACGTGGGATGATTTTGTAGCCACAGCAAAGGAGATTAAAGAGGCAACTGGAAAGTTAGGTGCTGCTTCAGGTCCGGTTGATGATACAAACCTTTTTAATTACTGGGTAAGGCAGCATGGAGAACAATTGTTCAGTGATGATAAAAAATCTTTGGGATATGAGGAGGATCAGATCCTGGCAGATTATCTGGATATGTGGAAGGGGCTGATGGATGCAGGCGCTGCGGCTAATCCAGACGAATATTTACAGATTCAGACATTAGGACAGGAAGCCGGACCTGTAGTAACCGGAGAAGCAGGCATGATTAATGAAAATAATAATTATGCAAGTAAGATGAGCAGCAGAAACAGTAATCTGAAAATTACAACTCCGCCAGTCAATCCTGATAATAAAAAGGCAATGTGGAATAAGCCAGGGTATTTCCTCTGTATATCAGAAACATCTAAAGTTAAGGAAGAGGCAGCGGCGTTTATAAACTGGTTTGTTAACTCAGAGGAAGCGAATGAAATTATGATGGCAGAAAGAGGCGTGCCGGCTCCTGCAAACGTGCGGGAATTTTTAATTAATTCTGGAAAAATGGACGAGAAGCAAAAAGAAATGTTTGAATATGCAGATACGGTAATAGAGTTCTCCGGGGAAACTCCTGCACCAGACCCAATTGGCATTGCAGAAGTGGGAGAAAGTTTTAAGAACAGTGCATATAAAGCATTTTATGGACAGATATCGACAAAAGAAGCGGCAGAAAATTTCCGAAAAGAGGCAAATGAAATATTAGCACGTAATAACTGA